Part of the Myxocyprinus asiaticus isolate MX2 ecotype Aquarium Trade chromosome 17, UBuf_Myxa_2, whole genome shotgun sequence genome, TACCATGAGGGAAATGGCAATACAACAGCaactacactggctgccaaaagtttggaataatgtatagattttgctcttatggaaagaaattggtacttttattcaccaaagtgacattcaactgatcacaatttatagtcagggcattaataacgtgaaaaataaaaattactattacaatttgaaaaaaaaaaaaaaagaaataataatgttcagaacttcttaaactacttcaaagtgttctcatcaaaaaatccttcacatgcagcaatgacagctttgcagatccagaatcagaatcagctttattgccaagtatgcttacacatacaaggaatttgtcttggtagacatgggaacagagagttgttgtaatttattctggagtatagctgggatgatggtgttgaaagccgaacggaagtccacaaaaaggatccttgcatatgtccctggtctgtccagaggttgcaggatatgatgcaatcccatgtccacagacctgtttgctcgataagcaaattgaaggggatctagaaagggtccagtgatgttcttcaggtgggccaacaccagtctctcaaatgatttcatgaccacagacgtcagggcgacaggtctgaagtcctgtgatttttggtttctttgggataggaataatgattgagtgtttgaagcagcatgggacttcacactgctccagtgatctattgaagatctgtgtgaagatgggggccagctggttagcacaggatctaagacatgcaggtgaaacgccatctgggccctgtgctttccttatcctttgttgtcgagagacgcggctcacatcatcttcacagatcttaagtgcaggttgagtagcaggaggggggttgcaggaggtgttggtgtttgtgtgaagtgaaggtcagagtgggtgtggggtgtgagattgggcctttcaaatctgcagtagtacacattcaggtcgtcagccagttgttggtccaccacagggttgggggcaggagtcctgtaatttgtaagttgtttcatgccactccacactgatgcaggatcgttagctgaaaacttgtttttcagattcccagagtatcttcttttagccactctgattcccttattcagtgtgttcctgacctgattgtacaagactttatccccaactctgcaagcatcctctttggcctgacgaagctgccggagttccactgtaaaccatggtttgtcattgttaaataagtcctagtaggaatgcgcatatcctcacaaaaactgatatatgatgtaacagtatctgtgtgcTCGTCcggattggtgtctgcagcctcaaaaacactccaatcagtgcagtcaaagcaggcttgtagttccagctctgcttcgttggtccatgtctttacagtccttaatacaggcttagcagattttaatttctgtctgtaggttggaagaagatgaaccagacagtgatcagagagtcccaaagctgctctaggaacagagcgatatgcatcatttattgttgtgtagcaatgatccagtatgttcctgtctctggttgggcatgtgatgtgctgtttgtatttgggcagttcacgtgtgaggtttgctttgttaaaatccccaagaatagtaataactgagtccgggtattgttgttccgtgtctgtgatctgatcagccagctgttgcagcgcggcatacAAACATGCGTTTGGctcgatatacacactcaccaaaataaacgatgaaaactcccgtggcgagtagaaaggcttacagttaataaagagcgcttccaaattaggacagcacatcttctttaacgttgttacatctgtacaccgactttcattgatgtaaaagcgtgttctaccgcctctcgttttccccgttaactccacgatgcgatccgctctgaacagctgaaagcccggcagatgtaacgcgctgtccggaatggcttcactcagccaggtttctgtgaagcacaaggcagcagagtttgaaaagtccttgtttgtgcgggtgaggagatgtagttcgtccgttttgttagggagagagcggagattcgctagatgaatgctcggcagctttgttcgaaagccccgccgacggagtttgaccagcgcgcctgcttgtCTCCTTCGCCTGCGTCTGatagcgtgtttaaacaacacagctgagcctccgactaaaatgtcaaaacgtccgaatattcaaaatccgggaaaagattgactggtgtatgctgtcgaatgttcagcagttcgtctctggtaaaactgactgaaaaaagattactaaacacaggacaaacaaacaaaaataacaaaacaatagaagcgctccacaccgaggcggccatccacggcgccatcatgatgtagatccttggcattctagctgtcaatttgtccagatactcaggtgacatttcacctcacgcttcctgtagcacttgccatagatgtggctgtcttctcatgcaccttacagtctagctgatcccacaaaagctcagtggggttaagatccataacactcttttccaaatatctgttgtccaatgtctgtgtttctttgcccactctaatcttttcttttgtttttcctgtttcaaaagtggctttttctttgcaattcttcccataaggcctgcacccctgagtcttctctttactgttatacatgaaactggtgttgagcgggtagaattcaatgaagctgtcagctgaggacatgtgaggcatctatttctcaaactagcgactctgatgtacttatcctcttgtttagttgtacatctggccttccacatctctttctgtccttgttagagccagttgtcctttgtctttgaagactgtagtgaacacctttggcgatttcaagcattgtgtagccttcattcctcaaaacaattactgacatgaaagctgtttcttttttgccatttttgacctaatattgaccttaagacatgccagtctattgcatactttggaaactcttaaacaaacacaaagacaatgttaagcttcatttaacaaaccaaatagctttcaactgtgtttgatataatggcaagtgattttctagtaccaaattagcaatttagcatgattactcaaggataaggtgttggagtgatggctgttggaaatggggcctgtctagatttttatcaaaaatgactttccaaatagtgatggtgctgttttttttacatcagtaatgtcctgactatactttgtgatcagttgaatgccactttggtgaagtaATGTACCAatgtccttccgaaacagcaaaatctgttcattattccaaactttgcagggggatttctcctgaagtccactatcatgtCCACTGTTtggagcgtgttcagctcaaggttgttgtgaccgcactgtttgaagcagcagggaacttaacactgctccagtgatctattgaaaatctttGTGAAGTTGGGGGCCAGCTAATATGTATGCACAGTGATATTACACAATAATGTGTTACAGTGTCATTTGTGAAATGTTTGCACAGATGACAACCCACTTTACATAATGCTTCCGattacattttttgtcatttctgttcacacatacactaccattcaaacgttttgaaacacttgcctgaaatgtttctcatgatctttaaaaacttttgatctgaaggcatatgcttaaatgtttgaaattagttttgtagacaaaaatatatttgtgccaccatttaattcatttcattataaaactaaaattttataaaaaataaacatgtttttgaaatggatgacttggaccaaataataaagaaaagcagccaataagtgcccagcatatagatgggaactccttcaaaactgtttaaaaagcatcccagggtgatacctcaagaagttggttgagaaaatgtcaagagtacatgtctgcaaattctaggcaaagggtggccactttgaagatgctaaaatataacagttttgatttattttggattaattccaaaaaacataattcccagttccatttatgttattccatagttttgatgactttactattattctaaaatgtgaaaaaattaaataataaagtatgagtaagtgtttcaaaactaagTGTATATGTCAATTTACAGAAATGGATGACGAAGACTGTGAAAGGAGAAGACTGGAGTGCATTGACGAAATGACCAATCTGGAAAAACAGTTCATTGACCTCAAGGACCAGTTTGTATAATCTTTCTATTTCTTATTAGAGTAGTTTGTGCAAGCAGTCATGTAATTTATATGCGCATATGCATTTTATAACTCAGTAAGTGTATTCTTTTATTAGGTTATATAAAGAGAGACTGAGTCAGGTTGCTGCCAAACTCCAAGAAGTGATGTCGGGAAAGGCCCCCGAGTACCTGGAGCCTCTTGCTACTCTTCAGGAGAATATGCAAATTAGAACAAAAGTTGCAGGTCAGTATGATTTTCGACCTTCGAATTCTAtaagaagactttattatttaattatgaaaTATATTCACAGGTATCTACAGAGAGTTGTGCCTGGACTCCGTGAAGAATAAATATGACTGTGAAACTCAAGCAGCTTTCCAGCACTGGGAGGTGAGGAGTAAAAGATTTAATCCATTACTACTGCAACAAAACGGTATGttttaaaatgcatccgagtcacCATAAAGGTATTTAAGAGACTCATTGTtgtttgaagttgtttttttgctccagtaccaccaaaAGCCTGCCCGTTACAACATTTAAGGACTGGCTTTCAAATTGCATGTATTTACATCAAACATGCTCTTTCAAAATTCATGTACTCCAATGATGTTTGTCATCTCTTCCAGAGTGAGAAGCTGTTATTATTTGATACAGTTCaaagtgaattagaggagaagaTCAGACGTTTGGAGGAAGACCGTCATAGTATAGATATTACCTCAGGTATTGTCAAGAAACGGTCCTGTTCACATTTaaccataaattaatatgaaaaaaaaaaaaaatgcaattttattgtGCTTAACCTCTCCAGATCTGTGGACCTGCCGGCAAGTCCAAAAGGGGGCActatgtcacaaaaaaaaaaatccctggatacataaatcaggcatatatggtatcgtttgaaagcttagaatcagaAATGTTCATAGGTAACcaccacttctgcatttatgatatataaaataaagcCTGAAAACATCCGCGTCGCAAATAAGTGCCACCTAGAGGTAATTTGTTTGAAATATTAATACGAATATAAAAgtcattctcaggaatgcgacTGTCTAGTTAtattgttgccctaataccacagtttgtaagattttcaaaagaattataaagtgaaatatgatttctataagacatcaaatacaaatgtctcatttATGCACTGATCACTGCAGCTTTAAGCcctaaatagctaaaaactttatatctgctcttactttaggcagttttctacaaaatgagccattttttacttgtctgagcttgcttgtgtgaataatccaatgttatatcttcgATGTCCAGAACAAagtatgcagtccagcaggaaaggcatgctaaacaaataatcTGAAATATATGTTATCTACACAAATGATAAAAAGTTATACACCATCACAAAGGGAAGGATCTCTGCTTTCTAATGACACGtagattaagcttctagtccactcagaggccgaaatATCTGATGAAAcattgggggtggtgcatgaactgaaaattaaacaatgtctatggacgagcacatctgtgagggctaaaatgtttaaaaaaacctacatttcagatcagcattttgtgatggaaggtgataatTTTTCTAGTACCCGCTGCAATCTAGTGGAACAAAATAAGGGAGATGGAGCCCTTAAagaggcggcagcccaaaaattaGGATACGTATTAGGATATGACATTGTTACATTGTGGTAACAAATTACTGTAACACGTCCGAAAGTTGTACTTTttctattcccattgttttcaatgggaattctcattaccatgtttttactgtattacaataaataaaagatgctgttgtacaattattTTCTACATTAAAATAGGCGAAAATGAAAGTCAGTACCAAGGGAGAGCTACAATAATGAATCaatgttaacatttaaatatttataatttttttatgttgctgTAATGACTTTATAGTGATTtatttaactgtcatgaaaataatgtcacaatgtaaaaaatcttaatgccgTCATTTTCTAtaggcaaaatataatttattatttgtttcttttgattttggagtaaagtATGACCAAGACATTTTCTTAACAGGATTCGTGAGAATTACCCTAATACAGGCAAACCAGAGTTTTTCCATATACTTTTTTGTTAGTTATGTTATCATTGTCATATTTCACCAACAGAGCTCTGGAATGATGAGTTACATTCAAGGAAAAACAAGAAGAAAGATCCCTTCAGtccagacaaaaagaaaaagcctGTGGTTGTGTCGGATATCCTTTACTACACGCTGCTGAAGCTACCTAAAATGTATATAGGATTTGCTTAAATAATAGATCTTTTTTGTTCCTTAACATGTGCACGCCcatatattgtttacatgctgCAAGACCTCGATATACTGGAGGACTGGACTGCTATCAGAAAGGTTAAGATTGTCAAATACTATGTGAAATGTCATGTGTCATCGTACTATGTAAATGATTTatcttgtttatgtctttttaggCCATGGCAACATTAGGACCTCACAGAATAAAGACTGATGGTTAGATCACATTTATATCAATTTTTACTTTTGaaagtgtaaaaaaagaaaaaaaaaaagaaaaaagtatactATCTGAATTTATATTATCTGCTT contains:
- the brms1la gene encoding breast cancer metastasis-suppressor 1-like protein-A gives rise to the protein MPVHSREKKESNHEEMEVDFAEQEGSSSEDEETESSSVSEDGESSEMDDEDCERRRLECIDEMTNLEKQFIDLKDQLYKERLSQVAAKLQEVMSGKAPEYLEPLATLQENMQIRTKVAGIYRELCLDSVKNKYDCETQAAFQHWESEKLLLFDTVQSELEEKIRRLEEDRHSIDITSELWNDELHSRKNKKKDPFSPDKKKKPVVVSGPYIVYMLQDLDILEDWTAIRKAMATLGPHRIKTDVSSSKSDKHQHSARSEDGRLFYDGEWYSRGQAICIDKKDDYPTSAIITTVNHDEVWFKRVDGSKSKLYITQLQKGKYTIKHG